The window AAGTAGCTATTATAATGTGCATTACTACAACATATTTAAAGTaagtttaagatttagaatttaaaatttagtatTGTACCAACTATATAATAACTTCTACAAccatttaaagtaattttaattaaatttaattttttttatcaaattaataaataatattttaatataatagtgtTCAAAAATACTAAATCTTAAATTTATCCTAAACACATTGTAGCATCAATTGAATAGGTTCTACACTGTAACTGCTACTAAATAACTTTTACACAGTATAAATGCTAAATTCTAAACTTTGAACTCAtcctaaatataataatattcagAAATGTTAAATCCTAAATTTACTCTAAACACATTATACTAGCAATACATTATAATTGCTACTGAATAATTTTTACACAAtgtaaattctaaattctaaactcTAAATTCATTCTAAATTTGTTGTAGCAATTACCCGATAATTTTTACATAtcgtaaattataaattttaaattcattctAAATATATAGTAATAATTGCCTAATAAAGAGgttccttttaatttatttatttttaattatcctttcatgatttataaaattttggatgtcttttttatttttgtctaaaattaaaaaacaaaagaCACCTCCTTCACTTAAGAAATCGGGGCGCCGCAAGTATTAATCAATGACTGAGATCATGAGCATCACAAGCGCCATAGCCCGCACTGCGGGTATTTTTAAATGTACCCGGCCGGCGACTCGTTTTCCGGGTACGGCGAACCCAGCAGGAAGTAGGTTTGTGAGAATCAAATATGGCGACGCGTAACCCAAAGCTCAAGCTGGCACGTAGATGCTCCCGGAGGAGACAGCTAAGCTCTGTCTTCCTCATCCATGCACACTAAATTCAAAATCGCGTTGCCATGGCGATCCGTGCAGTATGTCTCTGATTGCAAACTGTAGCCAGCTCAGCTGGGAAGCATCCAATGCGATCACTAAATCCCCACTCTCTGCATTCAGCGCCATTCTCATCAGCTATAAAGTGTCATCGGTTCATCCGCCTCCCTCACTCAGTTCCAGTCCATTCCTTGTCTCACAGCTCAAAGTTTTACAGATATCACAATCCACTTCTGCTTCTCCACCTTCATCTATTCCGATGAAGGGCTTTCTGTTTGCTATCCTCGCTTGTTCTTTTCTCAACATTGCTTCTGCCGGCAGTTTTTACCAGGACTTCGACATCATTTGGGGTGATGGCCGAGCAAAGATCCTCGACAATGGCCGGCTCCTTACTTTGTCACTTGACAAAACTTCAGGATCTGGCTTTCAGTCCAAGAATGAGTACCTCTTCGGTAAGATTGACATGCAGGTGAAGCTAGTTCCTGGCAACTCTGCAGGCACTGTCACTGCCTACTATGTAAGTTTTTGTCACAAGCTAAGCCGCAACAAAATAGTTTCCGATTCTTGCAGCATACAGAAGCTAACCAGGCGTGTTTGTTGCATTGCTGCAGTTATCTTCGCAAGGACCAACGCATGATGAAATCGACTTCGAGTTTTTGGGGAATCTCAGTGGAGACCCGTACACTCTTCATACCAACGTTTTCGCACAGGGGAAGGGCAACCGGGAGATGCAGTTCAAGCTGTGGTTTGATCCGACCAAGGACTTTCACACCTACTCCATCCTGTGGAATCCAAGACACGTCATGTAAGTACTTCTAACATCATACCGAGCAGAGCTTTACTGATACAAAATCTATGCCCTGGTCTCTTTCTCATCATGGTTCTTTTGATCATCGCAGCTTCATGGTTGATGGAACACCAATTAGAGACTTCAAAAACCTGGAATCCAGAGGTATTGCTTTTCCTAAGAACCAGCCCATGAGGATCTACTCTAGCCTTTGGAATGCCGATGACTGGGCTACCAGAGGCGGTACCATCAAGACTGATTGGTCCAACGCACCATTCCTAGCATCTTACAGAAACTTCAACTCCGACGCTTGTGTTACATCTTCCAGTTCCACCAACTGTGCTTCAGATGCAGCTACCATCAAGAG is drawn from Zingiber officinale cultivar Zhangliang chromosome 1B, Zo_v1.1, whole genome shotgun sequence and contains these coding sequences:
- the LOC122051349 gene encoding probable xyloglucan endotransglucosylase/hydrolase protein 23; this translates as MKGFLFAILACSFLNIASAGSFYQDFDIIWGDGRAKILDNGRLLTLSLDKTSGSGFQSKNEYLFGKIDMQVKLVPGNSAGTVTAYYLSSQGPTHDEIDFEFLGNLSGDPYTLHTNVFAQGKGNREMQFKLWFDPTKDFHTYSILWNPRHVIFMVDGTPIRDFKNLESRGIAFPKNQPMRIYSSLWNADDWATRGGTIKTDWSNAPFLASYRNFNSDACVTSSSSTNCASDAATIKSGWWNQELDFTGRKRMKWVQQNYMIYNYCTDSKRFPQGLPPECSLD